From a single Candidatus Neomarinimicrobiota bacterium genomic region:
- a CDS encoding SDR family oxidoreductase yields the protein MAVVTGASEGIGRGIAVKLAENSYVSVLAARNREGLQKTGDVISNAGGQSIIIPTDVTEEDDVVRLFRKADSYGRLDLLVNNAGVASFKPVEEISLDEWLEMIQVNLTGAFLCCREAVTRMKKRRKGHIVFMNSFSGKRPLPHGGGYSAAKYGLRGLADTLRLEVRKFNIKVTSVYPGSVDSSWWDKFDYDFPRKQMISVESVVDAVWGAISQTGRSVVEEIFVRQVGGDF from the coding sequence TTGGCTGTCGTTACAGGCGCCTCAGAGGGAATCGGTCGGGGGATCGCCGTCAAACTTGCTGAGAATTCTTATGTTTCTGTTTTGGCCGCCCGGAACCGGGAAGGACTTCAGAAAACGGGGGACGTGATCTCTAATGCAGGAGGTCAGTCAATCATTATTCCCACCGATGTTACAGAAGAAGATGACGTTGTCCGTCTATTCAGAAAGGCTGACAGTTACGGCCGACTTGATCTCCTGGTAAACAACGCCGGTGTAGCAAGCTTCAAGCCTGTAGAGGAAATATCTCTTGACGAATGGCTGGAGATGATCCAAGTCAATCTCACGGGGGCGTTTCTCTGCTGCCGCGAGGCAGTAACCCGGATGAAGAAAAGAAGAAAGGGACACATCGTCTTCATGAATTCATTTTCGGGCAAGCGTCCATTGCCCCACGGGGGAGGCTATTCGGCGGCGAAGTACGGACTGAGAGGACTGGCCGACACTCTCCGTCTTGAGGTAAGAAAGTTCAACATAAAAGTGACATCCGTCTACCCGGGTTCTGTCGATTCGTCGTGGTGGGACAAGTTTGACTACGATTTCCCCAGAAAACAGATGATTTCGGTAGAGAGCGTTGTTGATGCAGTGTGGGGAGCGATATCGCAAACAGGCCGGTCAGTCGTAGAAGAAATATTTGTGCGGCAGGTGGGGGGTGATTTCTAG
- the ffh gene encoding signal recognition particle protein encodes MFEQIQSGFGTIIRTLRGLGKITEENIVDSGRKIRRALLQADVNHKVAREFVDRISKKAEGSPVLDSVMPGQQFVRIIRDELASLLGDHWEGLREAESPPTVILMAGLQGSGKTTTAAKLAYYLKNEGKKPYLVAADVYRPAAVDQLKSLAGEMDVPVWDGKYRDPVKICRDGLQNAAAIGCDVVIMDTAGRLHVDSEMMDEIAEIAVQIAPHEILFVADGMTGQDAVKSAGAFSAALDVTGIILTKMDGDARGGAALSIKAVTGIPIKFIGTHERPEGLEPFHPERMADRILGMGDIVSLVEKMEKVVDRKQAHEAAEKIQKQQLTLEDFQRQLKQVRRMGSLDELIGMIPGIGRTGSRMVYDEKRLIWTDAIISSMTPQERANPSIIDGRRRRRIARGSGRTVQEVNQLLKEFSHLKRMTKDLSRLKINRKMMDQVMAAFK; translated from the coding sequence ATGTTTGAACAAATTCAATCGGGGTTTGGTACTATCATTCGCACCCTTCGCGGCCTGGGCAAGATTACGGAAGAAAACATCGTTGACTCAGGGAGGAAAATCCGGCGGGCACTGCTTCAAGCCGATGTGAACCATAAAGTAGCCCGGGAGTTCGTAGATCGCATTTCCAAGAAAGCCGAGGGCTCACCCGTTCTGGACTCTGTTATGCCGGGTCAGCAGTTCGTCCGGATCATTCGTGATGAGCTGGCCAGTCTGCTGGGGGATCATTGGGAGGGGCTCCGCGAAGCGGAATCGCCCCCAACCGTCATCCTCATGGCGGGACTTCAAGGCTCAGGGAAAACCACGACGGCGGCCAAGCTGGCTTATTACCTGAAGAACGAGGGGAAAAAGCCGTATCTGGTCGCCGCTGACGTTTACCGCCCCGCGGCTGTCGATCAGCTCAAATCACTCGCCGGAGAAATGGATGTGCCCGTATGGGACGGGAAGTATCGAGATCCTGTGAAAATCTGCCGGGACGGTCTTCAGAATGCAGCCGCCATCGGTTGCGATGTGGTCATAATGGACACCGCTGGCAGACTCCACGTTGACAGTGAAATGATGGATGAGATCGCGGAGATCGCTGTTCAAATTGCTCCTCACGAGATTCTTTTCGTGGCAGATGGAATGACGGGTCAGGACGCCGTTAAGTCCGCAGGTGCCTTTTCGGCAGCCCTCGATGTAACAGGCATCATTCTCACCAAGATGGATGGCGATGCCCGGGGAGGCGCAGCACTCTCCATCAAAGCAGTGACCGGAATACCCATCAAATTCATTGGTACTCACGAAAGACCGGAAGGTCTTGAGCCTTTTCATCCGGAAAGGATGGCGGATCGAATCCTGGGAATGGGAGACATTGTTTCTCTTGTGGAGAAAATGGAAAAGGTGGTGGACCGGAAACAAGCCCATGAAGCAGCCGAAAAGATACAAAAGCAACAGCTGACGCTCGAAGATTTCCAGAGACAATTGAAACAGGTGCGGCGGATGGGTTCTCTGGACGAACTGATTGGCATGATTCCCGGTATCGGGAGGACGGGGAGCAGAATGGTCTATGATGAGAAACGCCTTATCTGGACTGACGCCATCATAAGTTCTATGACACCACAGGAGAGGGCCAATCCATCGATAATCGACGGGCGGAGACGCAGGAGGATCGCCCGTGGAAGTGGAAGAACCGTTCAGGAAGTAAATCAACTGCTTAAGGAATTCAGTCACCTGAAAAGAATGACAAAAGACCTTTCAAGGCTGAAGATAAATCGTAAGATGATGGACCAGGTAATGGCAGCATTCAAGTGA
- the rpsP gene encoding 30S ribosomal protein S16: MATSIRLKRTGRRNRPSFRVVVMDSRKKRDGAAIEELGWYDPIKGSDVFSLKDDRILYWLKQGAQPSDTVKTLMKKSGIAYRWHMMGQGLDETAIHQEIQRWTLDKEAREKEKEEKRAATEIEEKLLEEEPEVATKAEAEEEEPVEVAEQPVEDEEAKVAEEEPAEEPEEAGVTAAEESVGDEEVKVAEEEPAEEPEETEVTAAEEPVEGEEVKVAEEEPAEEPEETEVTAAEESVEDEEVKVAEEKPAEEPEEMEVTAAEESVEDEEVKVAEEKPAEEPEETEVTPESTDGEDEENAGGNHSPGDEKSE, from the coding sequence GTGGCGACAAGCATAAGACTGAAACGGACAGGACGGAGAAACAGGCCCTCATTCAGGGTTGTGGTAATGGACTCACGGAAAAAACGGGATGGTGCCGCGATAGAGGAGCTCGGGTGGTACGACCCTATTAAGGGGAGTGACGTTTTCTCTCTCAAGGATGACCGTATTCTCTACTGGCTAAAGCAAGGAGCCCAGCCGTCAGACACGGTAAAGACTCTCATGAAGAAGTCGGGGATTGCCTACCGGTGGCATATGATGGGCCAGGGTCTGGATGAGACGGCAATTCATCAGGAGATTCAGAGGTGGACGCTGGACAAGGAAGCTCGAGAGAAAGAGAAGGAAGAAAAAAGGGCAGCAACGGAGATTGAGGAAAAACTATTGGAGGAGGAGCCGGAAGTAGCCACGAAAGCGGAGGCAGAGGAAGAAGAACCTGTAGAAGTGGCAGAGCAACCTGTTGAGGATGAAGAGGCTAAGGTTGCCGAGGAAGAGCCTGCCGAGGAACCGGAGGAAGCGGGAGTGACTGCGGCAGAGGAATCCGTTGGGGATGAAGAGGTTAAGGTTGCTGAGGAAGAGCCTGCCGAGGAACCGGAGGAGACGGAAGTGACAGCGGCCGAGGAACCCGTTGAGGGTGAAGAGGTTAAGGTTGCCGAGGAAGAGCCTGCCGAGGAACCGGAGGAGACGGAAGTGACAGCGGCCGAGGAATCCGTTGAGGATGAAGAGGTTAAGGTTGCTGAGGAAAAGCCTGCCGAGGAACCGGAGGAGATGGAAGTGACAGCGGCCGAGGAATCCGTTGAGGATGAAGAGGTTAAGGTTGCTGAGGAAAAGCCTGCCGAAGAACCGGAGGAGACGGAAGTGACCCCTGAGTCAACCGATGGAGAGGACGAGGAAAACGCCGGTGGAAACCATTCGCCGGGCGACGAGAAGAGCGAGTGA
- a CDS encoding KH domain-containing protein, translating to MEQLIGDIVKDLVDKPDEVTVTPVESERTVIYELRVGDGDLGKVIGKHGRTAQAIRTIISAISAKGGGKRALLEIVE from the coding sequence ATGGAACAACTCATAGGTGATATCGTCAAGGATCTGGTCGACAAGCCGGACGAGGTAACAGTCACACCGGTAGAAAGTGAAAGAACGGTTATCTACGAACTGCGCGTCGGGGATGGTGACTTGGGCAAAGTCATTGGTAAGCATGGCCGGACCGCCCAGGCTATCCGTACTATAATTTCAGCTATCAGTGCCAAAGGGGGTGGGAAACGAGCCCTCCTGGAGATCGTCGAATAA
- the trmD gene encoding tRNA (guanosine(37)-N1)-methyltransferase TrmD: MMQISILTPFPNIVEAIVGESILRRAREKGLVDYHSIDLHDFAEGDYPQLDDYPFGGGSGMVMMAEPFFKAVDYVQGHFPGSGQMRVILPTPQGEILTQKKSREFSKAEGLIFICSHYKGIDERVREAVVTDEVSIGDYVVTGGELPAMVILDSVVRLVPGVLGDEESALSDSFANPLLDYPHYTRPETTRGMHVPEVLLSGHHKRIEVWRKKQREKRTRSRRPDLWKRYVEENSKGDG, encoded by the coding sequence ATGATGCAAATATCTATTCTGACCCCATTTCCCAATATTGTTGAGGCAATTGTTGGAGAAAGCATACTCAGGCGTGCCCGGGAGAAGGGTCTGGTCGATTATCATTCTATCGATCTCCACGATTTCGCGGAGGGGGACTACCCTCAACTCGACGACTATCCTTTTGGAGGTGGTTCAGGGATGGTCATGATGGCTGAGCCCTTTTTCAAGGCAGTGGATTACGTCCAAGGCCATTTTCCCGGAAGCGGTCAGATGAGAGTGATTCTCCCTACGCCTCAAGGCGAAATTCTTACTCAGAAGAAATCACGGGAATTCTCCAAGGCTGAGGGACTGATATTCATATGCAGTCACTATAAGGGCATTGATGAGCGTGTCCGCGAAGCGGTAGTCACCGATGAAGTTTCCATAGGAGACTATGTGGTAACAGGAGGAGAACTGCCCGCCATGGTAATCCTCGATTCTGTGGTCCGACTCGTTCCAGGAGTACTTGGGGATGAGGAATCCGCCCTGTCCGATTCTTTCGCGAATCCCCTCCTGGATTATCCTCATTACACACGGCCGGAAACGACCAGGGGCATGCACGTCCCGGAGGTTCTTCTCAGTGGACATCATAAGAGGATTGAGGTATGGCGAAAGAAACAGCGCGAAAAACGAACCCGTAGTCGAAGGCCGGATTTATGGAAACGTTATGTGGAAGAGAATTCCAAAGGGGACGGCTGA
- the rplS gene encoding 50S ribosomal protein L19, with protein sequence MVEPYELTDEYVKKDLPDFHAGDTVGVDIKVTEGGRDRIQRFEGVVLSRRGAGTDATFTVRKVSFGVGIERVFPLHSPNIGKITVLKQGKVRRAKLYYLRKLKGKAARIREKR encoded by the coding sequence ATGGTTGAACCTTACGAACTAACAGATGAATATGTGAAGAAAGACCTTCCCGATTTTCATGCGGGAGATACTGTTGGCGTGGATATCAAAGTAACGGAAGGAGGGCGGGATCGTATTCAACGCTTTGAGGGCGTGGTGCTATCCCGGCGCGGAGCGGGTACCGATGCCACATTCACCGTTCGAAAAGTCTCGTTCGGCGTTGGCATAGAGCGTGTTTTTCCTCTCCATTCTCCTAACATTGGAAAGATCACAGTCCTCAAGCAGGGAAAGGTTCGGCGCGCCAAGCTGTACTATTTGAGAAAACTGAAAGGGAAAGCAGCCCGCATCCGGGAAAAGCGGTAG
- a CDS encoding MFS transporter, protein MFTRESKTILFVTGLSHFAIHYSMLVFPAVRLVLREEFGAELDILGWVGGLAGFMFGLGAIPAGWLESKLGGRSLLLICQCGMALAGLTAFLAQNLLQLTVALFLLGLSASIYHPAGLTLISKRIRKMSRALGYHGIAGSMGLAAGWVVAAWLATHFSWRIAYGLVVLFFSVLAVITTMLVPSRRRSAPEIEATSPTETRLHPLVVYYVIVILVGLSFYGLNYLPVHFSEHSGGILRNIDGVFRSGLLTTFVFVAGVVGQIVGGRMGDKYDRTKLLTLILFLNVPFLVTISYATGSWLLVSAICLGVTHFALQPVGNSLIAEFTRSPSRGLGYGVSFFLSFGAGSLAEPIGGFLAVHYGVEKLFLLLAVALTAALFLSIYLRRISSSDPVRNRVLRQ, encoded by the coding sequence ATGTTTACCCGGGAGTCCAAGACCATCCTTTTCGTCACCGGACTTTCCCACTTTGCCATACACTACAGTATGCTCGTATTTCCCGCCGTACGGCTGGTGCTCAGAGAGGAATTTGGCGCAGAGCTGGATATCTTGGGGTGGGTGGGAGGACTAGCAGGCTTCATGTTTGGTTTGGGGGCTATTCCGGCCGGCTGGCTTGAGAGTAAGCTGGGCGGCCGATCACTTCTCCTTATCTGTCAGTGCGGGATGGCCTTGGCCGGACTTACAGCCTTCCTGGCACAGAATCTTCTCCAGTTGACCGTCGCCCTTTTTCTCTTGGGACTCTCAGCATCCATCTATCACCCGGCAGGACTGACCCTGATTTCGAAGAGAATTCGCAAGATGAGTCGAGCCCTTGGATATCATGGGATTGCCGGAAGTATGGGTCTGGCCGCGGGTTGGGTTGTGGCAGCATGGCTAGCCACCCATTTCTCCTGGCGCATCGCCTATGGCCTGGTGGTCCTTTTCTTCTCCGTTCTGGCCGTTATCACGACGATGCTGGTCCCCTCGAGACGTCGCTCCGCTCCTGAAATCGAGGCAACTTCCCCCACCGAGACGCGACTCCACCCCCTGGTTGTCTACTATGTTATTGTGATTCTCGTTGGACTGTCCTTTTACGGTTTGAACTACCTGCCGGTCCATTTCAGCGAACATTCCGGAGGAATATTGCGGAACATAGACGGTGTCTTCCGGAGCGGTCTCTTGACTACCTTTGTTTTCGTGGCAGGAGTTGTGGGTCAGATTGTGGGCGGAAGGATGGGAGACAAGTACGATAGGACAAAGCTTCTGACGTTGATTCTTTTCTTGAACGTTCCTTTTCTCGTGACTATCAGTTATGCAACCGGCTCTTGGCTGCTCGTGTCGGCTATCTGTCTGGGTGTGACTCACTTCGCTCTTCAGCCCGTTGGGAATTCTCTCATCGCCGAATTCACGCGCTCGCCATCCCGCGGACTGGGATACGGTGTCTCCTTTTTCCTCAGTTTTGGTGCGGGATCACTGGCTGAGCCCATCGGTGGTTTCCTGGCGGTCCACTACGGAGTTGAAAAACTCTTTCTTCTCCTGGCTGTCGCACTCACTGCCGCCCTCTTTCTTTCCATATATCTGAGACGAATCTCGTCAAGCGACCCTGTGAGAAACCGGGTTCTCAGACAATAA
- the selA gene encoding L-seryl-tRNA(Sec) selenium transferase: MRLRDIPSVNILLNTLRWERIELPREYVVDIVRRELSAIRKLAKDGDVHFDEGQIVSRVRSEVRRRNRASLTNVINGTGIILHTGLGRAPFSQSLLRKVADDMRGYSALELNLQTGRRGERLHHITPLLNSLTGAKDSIVVNNNAAAVLLSLNSLAEGKDVVVSRGQLVEIGGLFRIPDVIRKSGASLVEVGTTNRTHLEDYVNGLSRNAGVILMVHTSNYRIQGFTKEVPLVDLAKLSAKKRVPLIVDLGSGALFNLEEAGLPHEPVVSDALDQGASLVTFSGDKLLGGPQSGLICGKKHFISKLHKNPMYRALRCDKMTLALLERTLRSYRQAPPGRENMTYQLFTTSRRTLINRGRKLVASMRDDDVRKLGVSVVHSEVEAGSGSLPTELLESAALRFQSEILTPSSLSERFRKWNPPIVGYSSRNRFYLDLKAIPAEEYQVLRKAMKEIAKGVS, encoded by the coding sequence ATGAGGCTAAGGGATATTCCCTCTGTTAACATACTTTTGAACACACTGAGGTGGGAAAGGATTGAACTGCCCAGAGAATACGTCGTCGACATCGTTCGACGTGAATTATCTGCTATTCGAAAACTGGCAAAGGATGGCGATGTTCATTTTGACGAAGGGCAAATCGTGAGTCGTGTTCGCTCTGAAGTCCGGCGGCGAAACAGGGCAAGTTTGACTAATGTCATCAATGGGACAGGCATCATTCTTCACACCGGGCTTGGACGAGCACCCTTTTCTCAATCCCTCTTGCGGAAGGTGGCTGATGATATGAGAGGATATTCGGCCCTGGAATTGAATCTTCAGACCGGGAGACGGGGGGAAAGACTCCATCACATAACTCCTTTACTTAACTCACTGACAGGGGCAAAAGACTCAATCGTTGTGAATAACAACGCGGCTGCAGTACTGCTCTCTCTCAACAGCCTTGCTGAGGGAAAAGATGTCGTTGTTTCTCGGGGACAGCTGGTAGAGATCGGTGGTCTTTTTCGAATTCCTGATGTGATTCGGAAAAGCGGTGCAAGTCTGGTGGAAGTGGGCACTACCAACCGGACTCATCTTGAAGACTACGTGAATGGTCTCTCTCGGAATGCAGGCGTTATTCTCATGGTTCATACCAGTAACTATCGAATCCAGGGATTTACCAAGGAAGTTCCTCTGGTGGACCTCGCCAAACTCAGCGCGAAAAAAAGGGTGCCTTTGATTGTCGATCTGGGAAGTGGGGCGCTCTTCAACCTTGAGGAAGCCGGTCTACCTCACGAACCTGTGGTGTCCGACGCTCTTGACCAGGGAGCGAGTCTGGTCACTTTTTCCGGCGACAAACTCCTGGGAGGACCCCAGTCAGGACTCATATGCGGTAAGAAACATTTCATATCCAAGTTGCATAAGAATCCTATGTACCGTGCGCTGAGGTGCGACAAAATGACTCTTGCTCTTCTCGAACGTACACTCAGATCATATCGCCAGGCGCCGCCTGGAAGGGAGAACATGACTTACCAGCTTTTCACGACTTCTCGAAGGACGTTGATAAATCGGGGCCGCAAACTGGTTGCATCGATGAGAGACGATGATGTGAGAAAGCTGGGTGTGAGTGTGGTACATTCAGAAGTTGAGGCGGGCAGCGGATCATTACCTACCGAACTTTTGGAAAGTGCCGCACTTAGATTCCAGTCCGAGATCCTCACTCCCTCCTCGTTGTCAGAACGCTTCAGAAAATGGAACCCGCCCATTGTGGGATACAGTTCAAGAAACCGCTTTTATCTGGATCTCAAGGCGATCCCGGCGGA